In one window of Williamwhitmania taraxaci DNA:
- a CDS encoding MATE family efflux transporter — translation MKDLTTGNEGKLILGFAAPMLIGNIFQQAYNIVDAIIVGKFLGKEALAAVGASFPIIYAVIALVIGIGSGASIVISQYFGAKDYASVKKASDTINIFLMVTGIIVGLVGFFFSRNLLQLIQLPPELIPQAQTYLSIYLGGMVVFFGFNGAASILRGLGDSKTPLYFLAIATIFNIVFDLLFVVVFKWGIAGAAIATLFAQGGAFATAIFYLNKNHNLLNYSFTRMHFSGYIFKQILRIGLPSGIQQSFIAAGIVALNTIVNTFGTNVIAAYSAAGRIDSLAALPAMNFSAALSGFVGQNMGAGKLDRIKKGLTSTLLMSSVVCVILTALIIVFSTQLMQLFTTDEAVIAIGREYLIIVSTFYILFSTMFVFHGVLRGAGASIAPMIISIFALWLFRIPAAMFLSNIFGEKGIWWAIPIGWGIGLVGSIIYYRTGRWKKKGVIGTKDSTIQSDNTL, via the coding sequence ATGAAGGATTTAACCACCGGCAATGAAGGAAAACTAATTTTAGGTTTTGCGGCTCCAATGCTAATAGGCAACATTTTTCAACAAGCTTATAATATTGTAGATGCAATAATCGTAGGAAAGTTCTTGGGAAAAGAGGCATTAGCTGCCGTGGGGGCATCGTTTCCCATAATTTATGCAGTAATTGCGCTTGTAATTGGTATTGGAAGTGGGGCTAGCATCGTGATATCCCAATACTTTGGTGCCAAGGACTACGCAAGTGTAAAAAAGGCATCGGATACAATCAATATATTTCTGATGGTAACCGGAATAATTGTTGGCCTAGTTGGGTTTTTCTTTAGCCGAAACCTACTTCAACTAATTCAACTTCCACCAGAACTAATTCCACAAGCTCAAACATACCTGAGCATCTACCTTGGAGGAATGGTAGTTTTTTTTGGGTTCAACGGTGCGGCATCCATCCTTAGGGGACTTGGCGATTCAAAGACACCACTCTACTTCTTAGCAATAGCAACCATATTCAACATAGTCTTCGACCTGCTTTTTGTAGTAGTATTTAAATGGGGCATTGCAGGAGCTGCTATAGCTACCCTGTTCGCTCAAGGAGGGGCATTTGCTACTGCTATATTCTACCTCAATAAGAACCACAACCTGCTTAACTATTCGTTTACTAGGATGCACTTCAGCGGGTATATCTTCAAACAGATTTTAAGAATCGGATTACCATCTGGCATCCAACAATCCTTTATTGCGGCTGGAATTGTTGCCCTAAACACGATAGTAAACACTTTTGGAACGAACGTTATTGCGGCCTACTCTGCCGCCGGACGAATCGACTCCCTCGCCGCACTACCCGCAATGAACTTCTCAGCTGCACTATCGGGCTTTGTGGGTCAGAATATGGGTGCTGGAAAACTCGACCGAATCAAGAAGGGATTAACCTCTACATTGCTGATGTCCTCCGTTGTATGCGTAATTTTAACAGCGTTAATAATTGTCTTTAGCACCCAACTCATGCAGCTCTTCACCACCGATGAAGCAGTTATAGCCATTGGACGCGAATACCTGATTATTGTAAGCACTTTTTATATTCTCTTCTCTACAATGTTTGTGTTTCATGGCGTATTAAGAGGAGCTGGAGCGAGCATTGCACCTATGATTATAAGCATATTTGCACTTTGGCTTTTCCGCATTCCAGCAGCCATGTTCCTCTCGAACATTTTCGGAGAAAAAGGAATCTGGTGGGCCATCCCAATAGGGTGGGGAATTGGCCTGGTGGGATCAATTATTTACTACCGCACGGGACGATGGAAAAAGAAGGGTGTAATAGGCACAAAGGATTCGACTATACAATCCGACAATACATTGTAA
- a CDS encoding tryptophanase, giving the protein MELPFSESYKIKMVEPIRRSTRQEREQWIKDAKYNLFNLKSDQVFIDLLTDSGTGAMSDRQWAAIMMGDESYAGASSFFNMKNAIKNILGFDYFLPTHQGRAAENVLFSVLVKEGDYIPGNSHFDTTKGHIEFRKAHAVDCTIDEAANTELYHPFKGNVDPAKLEKFMAEHSSKVPFIIVTVTNNTAGGQPVSMECIRQVRAIANKYNKPVVFDSARFAENAYFIKMREKGYESKTIKEIVREMFSNADAMTMSSKKDAIVNMGGFIAMRSEKLHQECSVFNIMFEGFITYGGMSGRDMNALAVGLDEGTEFSVLETRIKQVEYLGEKLKEYGVPFQFPSGGHAIFVDANRVLPNIPKEEFRAQTLGIELYLEAGIRGVEIGAILADRDPETRENRYPKLELLRLAIPRRVYTNNHMDVVAAALKNVFDRRDQIKKGFCVTWEAPIMRHFTIHLERAK; this is encoded by the coding sequence ATGGAACTTCCTTTTTCCGAATCGTACAAAATAAAAATGGTGGAGCCAATCCGTAGGAGCACTCGCCAAGAGAGAGAGCAATGGATCAAAGATGCTAAGTATAATCTCTTTAACCTTAAAAGCGATCAGGTGTTTATCGACCTACTCACCGATTCCGGTACCGGTGCAATGAGCGACAGACAATGGGCCGCCATCATGATGGGCGACGAGAGCTATGCCGGTGCATCGAGTTTTTTCAACATGAAGAATGCGATTAAAAACATTCTTGGTTTCGACTATTTTTTGCCGACACACCAAGGACGTGCAGCTGAAAACGTGCTATTTTCGGTATTAGTAAAAGAGGGCGATTATATTCCCGGCAACTCCCACTTCGATACCACCAAGGGGCATATTGAATTTAGAAAGGCTCACGCTGTAGACTGCACCATAGACGAGGCAGCCAATACCGAACTTTACCACCCATTTAAAGGCAATGTTGATCCGGCTAAACTCGAAAAGTTTATGGCCGAACACAGCAGCAAAGTACCTTTCATTATTGTAACGGTGACCAACAATACAGCTGGAGGTCAACCTGTTTCGATGGAGTGCATACGTCAGGTTAGGGCCATAGCCAATAAATACAATAAACCAGTAGTTTTCGACTCTGCCCGCTTTGCCGAAAATGCCTACTTCATTAAAATGAGGGAAAAAGGCTACGAAAGCAAAACGATTAAAGAGATCGTTCGCGAAATGTTTAGCAATGCTGACGCTATGACCATGAGTAGCAAAAAAGATGCTATTGTAAACATGGGTGGCTTTATTGCCATGCGTAGCGAGAAGTTACACCAAGAGTGCTCTGTGTTTAATATCATGTTCGAAGGGTTTATTACCTACGGCGGAATGTCGGGTCGCGACATGAATGCATTGGCAGTGGGCTTAGACGAAGGAACCGAGTTCTCTGTATTAGAAACACGCATTAAGCAGGTGGAATACCTAGGCGAAAAGCTCAAAGAATATGGAGTTCCATTCCAGTTCCCTTCTGGCGGTCATGCAATTTTTGTGGATGCCAACCGAGTGTTGCCCAATATTCCAAAAGAAGAATTTAGAGCACAAACCTTAGGTATTGAGCTATACCTAGAGGCTGGAATTAGAGGCGTTGAGATTGGAGCAATCCTTGCCGACCGCGATCCTGAAACTAGGGAAAACCGATATCCAAAACTTGAGTTGCTTCGCCTTGCAATACCTCGCAGGGTTTATACCAATAACCACATGGATGTGGTAGCAGCAGCCCTTAAAAATGTATTTGATCGCAGAGACCAAATCAAAAAAGGATTCTGCGTTACATGGGAAGCCCCAATTATGCGCCACTTTACCATTCACCTAGAGAGGGCAAAATAA
- a CDS encoding tetratricopeptide repeat protein translates to MRKFVLLLFLMSFLVTLTFGKSTVESLEKQLVNATGSLRVEILLQLADSTLAKDPAKSLEYGLKALVAAKSLGAPIYEAASLIRMGVSSFKTKSYENGLRYFQRSLAIYEKLGRWKEYSRVYIVLGDLYVEERNFNLAQSAYLQAIEILQRMAVGQELAEASLKMGRLLLEYGKIKEARKFAIQANTIALRLYRKDPKGMSNLLVETSILLASSQKSLHDYPGAKKSLQTAYDICKGGADVRLVVTILLQMSNLAFAEQNYRLAKTYTDSALVLAEKAKIPYETALAYSNLGDIYFVQKNYVKAQGYYQQASYLYTKTNNYKDLVSTYVISSRILSTMGKTQEALRLLNSALYLSKQHKLNQTVADVYLSLSVVFEQEGKFIQSLEFHKLWSEIRDSLYSDESGTKLARFQMLYEISQKDQENKILKQNTEIQRLQITRNRFQFLYLIFGITVVLLLFMILFVRYRSKMREVRRQKDNEQRISELNRSLEKRIVEELRKQEMQQELLAQKSKLESLGTLSAGIAHEINQPLGGISMGLDNIQIKLLEGHLTDDYLNRKIESMFQHVERIKKIIEHTRTFSRSQRQVLFGRVDVNEVVNNALLMINAQLITSKVDLEVVLGDIPGYVLGDGYRLEQVFLNLLSNAKHAVEEKEKKNNTGYVKRIKLQTETNGSEVVIVVWDNGIGVPHDNKDKIFDPFFTTKKEDKGTGLGLSITYGIVKDMLGELRVDSREGEYTRMEVILPISN, encoded by the coding sequence ATGAGGAAGTTTGTATTGCTATTATTCCTGATGTCGTTTTTGGTAACGCTAACCTTTGGTAAGTCGACAGTTGAATCGCTGGAGAAGCAACTCGTTAACGCCACTGGTTCTTTGCGTGTCGAAATACTGTTACAGTTGGCAGACTCCACCTTGGCTAAAGACCCTGCCAAAAGTTTGGAGTATGGTTTAAAGGCACTTGTGGCAGCAAAATCGCTGGGTGCTCCAATTTATGAGGCTGCTTCTTTAATTCGGATGGGGGTTTCGAGTTTTAAAACCAAATCCTATGAGAATGGCCTGCGCTACTTCCAGCGCTCCTTGGCCATATACGAGAAACTCGGCAGGTGGAAGGAGTACAGCAGGGTTTATATTGTTTTGGGCGACCTCTATGTAGAAGAACGAAACTTTAACCTTGCCCAATCCGCATACCTGCAGGCCATCGAAATTCTTCAACGGATGGCGGTAGGACAAGAATTAGCGGAGGCTTCCCTTAAGATGGGCAGGTTATTGCTGGAGTATGGTAAGATAAAGGAGGCCAGAAAGTTTGCCATTCAAGCGAATACAATTGCTTTGCGGCTGTATAGGAAGGATCCCAAAGGAATGTCGAATTTGTTAGTCGAAACATCTATTCTATTAGCTTCATCGCAGAAAAGTTTGCACGATTATCCTGGCGCAAAAAAGAGTCTTCAAACTGCCTATGATATTTGTAAAGGTGGGGCAGATGTTCGCTTAGTTGTTACTATTCTTCTGCAGATGAGTAACCTTGCATTTGCAGAACAGAACTACCGTCTAGCCAAAACTTATACCGACTCTGCTCTGGTTTTGGCTGAGAAAGCAAAGATTCCATACGAAACGGCATTGGCTTATTCCAATCTCGGTGACATCTACTTTGTTCAAAAAAACTATGTCAAGGCCCAAGGGTACTATCAGCAAGCGTCTTATTTATATACAAAGACCAACAACTATAAAGATTTAGTCTCGACCTACGTTATTTCTTCACGGATTTTGAGCACAATGGGCAAAACTCAAGAGGCTCTTCGTTTGCTGAACTCCGCACTTTACCTCTCGAAACAGCATAAATTAAATCAAACAGTTGCCGATGTTTACCTCTCTCTTTCTGTTGTTTTTGAGCAGGAGGGAAAGTTTATACAATCGCTCGAATTTCACAAGTTATGGTCCGAGATACGCGATAGTCTTTATAGCGATGAGTCGGGAACTAAGTTGGCTCGGTTTCAAATGCTTTACGAGATTTCGCAGAAGGATCAGGAGAATAAGATATTGAAGCAAAACACGGAAATTCAGCGTCTGCAAATAACTCGGAATCGTTTTCAGTTTCTCTATCTTATTTTTGGTATTACCGTGGTGCTTTTGCTTTTCATGATTCTTTTTGTGCGATACCGGAGTAAAATGAGGGAAGTTAGACGACAAAAGGATAACGAACAGCGTATTAGCGAACTTAACCGAAGTTTGGAGAAGCGCATTGTAGAAGAGTTGCGAAAACAGGAGATGCAGCAGGAGTTACTGGCACAAAAATCAAAATTAGAATCGTTGGGAACCTTGTCTGCCGGTATTGCGCATGAAATAAACCAACCTTTGGGGGGAATATCGATGGGGTTGGATAATATTCAAATTAAATTGTTAGAAGGCCATCTTACCGATGATTACCTCAACCGCAAGATTGAAAGTATGTTTCAGCATGTGGAGCGGATAAAGAAAATCATTGAGCATACCCGCACTTTTTCTCGTTCGCAGCGGCAAGTTCTTTTTGGAAGAGTCGATGTAAATGAGGTCGTAAACAATGCCTTACTTATGATAAATGCTCAACTAATTACTAGTAAGGTTGATCTAGAGGTTGTATTAGGTGATATTCCGGGATATGTACTCGGGGATGGCTATCGTCTCGAACAGGTATTTTTAAATCTGCTTTCAAATGCCAAGCATGCGGTAGAGGAGAAGGAAAAAAAGAATAACACTGGATACGTAAAGCGAATTAAACTTCAAACCGAAACCAATGGTTCAGAAGTAGTTATTGTGGTTTGGGATAACGGTATTGGAGTGCCACATGATAATAAGGACAAGATATTCGATCCTTTTTTCACTACCAAGAAGGAGGATAAGGGAACAGGCTTAGGGTTATCCATAACTTATGGCATAGTAAAAGATATGCTTGGTGAACTACGGGTGGATTCACGCGAGGGTGAGTATACGCGTATGGAAGTAATATTGCCAATTTCAAACTAA
- a CDS encoding sigma-54-dependent transcriptional regulator, protein MQDLSILVLDDEKAIRVEIVEFLTEEGYSLFEAERPSQAFSILEEIKVDVLILDLQLPEMDGLSVLRRVKEDYPSMEVIMITGHGDMDAVIQAMRLGAMEFFTKPFRLLDMKAAIQRSRRFVELNSQLKEANLGYALLSKELQENVGHQIIGTSLAMKRVVDLMERVAKSDTTSVLITGESGTGKELVARGIHFLSNRKKNLFCAVNCSAIPDSLFESEFFGHKKGAFTGAMDEKEGWFEIASGGTLFLDEVVEMLPLMQAKLLRVLEDRKVQRIGSHQQIDVDVRIIAATNKNIALMTEENRFRSDLFYRLNSFIINLPALRERREDIPILFDYYLRFFCSRFNKNVPEVDAQVYKALSQYSFPGNVRELRNMVERAIILTDGNKIRARDFMLNDVNIEEVPTEIDEMFDLEELEKRTIIKALEKTGFKKVEAAIMLNITRQSLDRRLEKYNLFY, encoded by the coding sequence ATGCAAGATCTATCAATTCTAGTGCTAGATGACGAAAAAGCTATTCGGGTGGAAATCGTCGAGTTTCTCACAGAAGAGGGATATAGCCTTTTTGAGGCAGAGCGTCCTTCTCAAGCTTTCTCTATATTAGAGGAGATTAAAGTCGATGTGTTGATCTTGGATTTGCAGCTACCCGAAATGGATGGGTTGTCCGTGCTGCGGCGAGTCAAGGAGGATTATCCCAGCATGGAGGTCATAATGATTACTGGCCATGGCGACATGGATGCAGTTATTCAAGCGATGAGACTTGGGGCGATGGAGTTTTTTACAAAACCGTTCCGATTACTCGACATGAAGGCGGCAATTCAACGCAGCAGACGCTTTGTGGAATTGAATTCGCAGTTGAAGGAGGCAAATCTTGGCTATGCCCTTCTATCTAAGGAATTACAAGAAAACGTGGGACATCAAATCATTGGAACAAGCCTTGCCATGAAGCGGGTAGTCGATTTGATGGAACGTGTAGCCAAGAGCGATACAACTTCCGTTCTGATTACTGGCGAAAGTGGCACAGGGAAAGAACTTGTGGCGCGAGGAATCCACTTTTTAAGCAATCGCAAAAAGAACCTGTTTTGTGCTGTAAACTGCTCTGCTATTCCCGATTCACTCTTCGAAAGCGAGTTCTTTGGGCATAAAAAAGGCGCATTTACCGGAGCAATGGACGAGAAGGAGGGCTGGTTTGAAATCGCAAGTGGTGGCACTCTCTTTCTGGATGAGGTAGTAGAGATGCTACCCTTGATGCAGGCCAAACTGCTCCGTGTTTTAGAGGACAGGAAGGTTCAGCGGATTGGTTCGCATCAGCAGATTGATGTCGATGTGCGCATTATTGCCGCTACCAACAAGAATATCGCCCTAATGACTGAGGAAAATCGATTTCGATCTGATCTCTTTTATAGGCTCAACTCATTCATAATTAACCTTCCGGCGTTACGGGAACGGAGGGAGGATATCCCTATCCTGTTCGATTACTATTTGCGATTTTTCTGCAGCAGGTTCAATAAGAATGTCCCGGAAGTTGATGCTCAGGTATATAAGGCTCTAAGTCAATATTCATTTCCTGGGAATGTAAGAGAATTGAGGAATATGGTAGAGCGCGCCATCATTCTTACCGATGGGAACAAAATTCGGGCGCGTGATTTTATGCTCAATGATGTTAATATAGAGGAAGTTCCTACAGAAATCGATGAGATGTTCGACCTCGAGGAGTTGGAAAAACGTACTATCATTAAGGCATTGGAGAAGACTGGTTTTAAGAAGGTTGAAGCGGCCATCATGCTGAATATTACCAGACAGTCGCTCGATCGTCGTTTGGAGAAGTATAACCTTTTCTACTAA
- a CDS encoding O-acetyl-ADP-ribose deacetylase, producing MNIKVIKGDITRLDVDAIVNAANNTLLGGGGVDGAIHKAAGNELLEECRLLNGCNTGDAKYTKGYRLVAKYIIHTVGPVWQGGNSNEPELLASCYYRSLELAKSLDIKAIAFPNISTGVFGFPKIQAAEIALKTVKQFLQANPFLPIEITFVCFDDENYDLYHQLLG from the coding sequence ATGAACATAAAGGTAATTAAAGGAGACATAACCCGTCTGGATGTTGATGCAATTGTAAATGCTGCCAATAATACCTTACTTGGTGGGGGTGGTGTGGATGGCGCCATCCATAAGGCAGCGGGTAACGAATTACTCGAAGAGTGCCGCCTACTGAATGGTTGCAACACCGGAGATGCCAAATACACAAAAGGATATCGATTGGTAGCAAAATATATTATCCATACCGTTGGCCCTGTATGGCAAGGAGGCAACAGTAACGAACCAGAACTGCTGGCCAGCTGCTACTATCGATCGCTAGAACTTGCGAAATCTCTCGACATTAAAGCCATTGCCTTTCCAAATATTAGCACAGGAGTATTTGGCTTTCCCAAGATTCAAGCGGCCGAAATTGCCCTAAAAACCGTTAAGCAATTTCTGCAAGCCAATCCATTTCTCCCCATCGAAATAACCTTTGTGTGCTTCGACGACGAAAACTACGATTTATACCACCAGCTGCTAGGTTAG
- the pheT gene encoding phenylalanine--tRNA ligase subunit beta, producing MRISYSWLKDYLKTEQGPEEISRILTDIGLEVESLEKEESVKGGLEGIVIGYIVECEQHPNADKLSVTKVDVGGPELLQIVCGASNVAKGQKVPVATIGTTLYSGDENFKIKKSKLRGVDSEGMICAEDELGLGHSHDGIMVLDPATPVGTPAREYFKIEDDYAFEIGLTPNRIDAASHFGVARDLAAYFFAHGEKATLTLPSVDAFKVDNNSRPIKITVENSEACPRYTGITISGITVAPSPEWLQKKLRAIGLNPINNVVDITNFILQELGQPLHAFDADQIKGNHVRVKTMANGTAFTTLDEQERKLHNDDLMICNETDAMCMAGVFGGIHSGVSIKTTNIFIESAYFNPVWVRKAARRHGLSTDASFRFERGTDPNITIYAIKRAAMLIKEIAGGQISSEIIDVYPTKVENQKVEVNLSRMCRFIGKEIPSAQLKAIFHGLEMEIISEKGDDITLSVPAYRVDVTREADVVEDVLRIYGYNNVEISQTIKSAITIQKKPDKVRITDLASEFLSANGFNEIMSNSLTKTSYYQGIESFKEENTVKILNPLSSDLNGLRQTLLFNGLETAIFNINRRNSDLKFYEFGNCYSHSKRDTNNLLDNFNEDTRLGMLLSGNQAAASWNQKAEPTNFFVLKSYAEKVLHKFGVNIEKVTIKELSDELYSDGLTYFMGEKVLFTVGKVNPKLLKQFDIKQDVYFAEVRWDVAIRFFGRNTVSYSEMPKFPEVKRDLALLINSDITFKMLKDIAHKTEKKLLKTVSLFDVYEGPHLGEGKKSYALSFIIQDETKTLTDVQIDGIMNNLIAAYEKEVGAKLR from the coding sequence ATGAGAATATCTTACAGTTGGCTTAAAGATTATCTGAAAACGGAGCAAGGCCCCGAAGAAATATCCAGAATACTTACCGATATTGGGTTAGAGGTAGAATCGCTCGAGAAGGAAGAATCGGTAAAAGGTGGCCTTGAAGGCATCGTTATTGGGTATATTGTGGAATGCGAACAGCACCCCAATGCCGATAAACTCAGCGTTACCAAGGTGGATGTTGGCGGTCCCGAACTACTCCAAATCGTTTGTGGCGCATCCAACGTGGCTAAGGGACAAAAAGTTCCTGTGGCAACCATTGGCACTACCCTATACAGCGGTGATGAGAATTTCAAGATAAAGAAATCGAAGCTACGTGGCGTTGATTCCGAAGGGATGATTTGTGCCGAGGATGAGCTGGGACTTGGACATTCGCACGACGGCATCATGGTGCTCGATCCCGCTACTCCAGTGGGGACACCTGCCCGTGAGTATTTCAAGATTGAAGATGACTATGCATTTGAAATAGGCCTTACACCAAATCGTATCGATGCCGCTTCGCACTTTGGTGTTGCCCGCGACTTGGCCGCATACTTTTTTGCCCACGGAGAGAAGGCAACCCTAACACTACCTTCAGTAGACGCCTTTAAGGTGGACAATAACAGCCGTCCGATTAAAATTACCGTCGAAAATAGCGAAGCATGCCCCCGATATACCGGCATTACGATAAGCGGTATTACCGTGGCCCCTTCGCCCGAATGGCTACAAAAGAAGTTACGCGCCATTGGCCTCAACCCTATCAATAACGTGGTGGACATTACCAACTTTATTTTACAGGAGCTTGGCCAACCACTTCACGCTTTCGATGCCGACCAAATAAAGGGAAACCACGTTCGGGTTAAAACTATGGCGAATGGCACAGCCTTTACCACCCTCGATGAGCAAGAGCGCAAGCTGCATAACGACGACCTAATGATTTGCAACGAAACCGATGCCATGTGTATGGCTGGGGTATTTGGAGGTATTCATTCAGGAGTAAGTATCAAAACCACAAACATTTTTATTGAAAGTGCTTACTTTAACCCTGTGTGGGTACGTAAGGCTGCACGACGCCATGGTCTAAGCACCGACGCTTCGTTCCGCTTCGAACGTGGCACCGACCCAAACATTACCATTTACGCCATCAAGCGCGCCGCAATGCTCATTAAGGAAATTGCCGGTGGTCAAATATCATCCGAAATAATAGACGTTTACCCCACCAAAGTCGAAAACCAAAAGGTAGAGGTAAACCTCAGCCGCATGTGCCGATTCATAGGTAAAGAGATTCCTTCGGCACAGCTAAAGGCTATCTTCCATGGACTTGAGATGGAGATCATTTCGGAAAAAGGCGACGACATTACCCTTTCCGTTCCTGCCTACCGCGTAGACGTAACCCGTGAAGCCGACGTTGTTGAGGATGTGCTTCGCATCTATGGATACAACAACGTAGAGATTTCGCAAACCATAAAGAGCGCCATCACCATTCAAAAGAAGCCCGATAAGGTTCGAATCACCGACCTCGCATCCGAATTCTTAAGCGCCAATGGGTTCAACGAAATCATGTCGAACTCTCTTACAAAAACCTCTTACTACCAGGGTATTGAATCGTTTAAGGAGGAGAATACGGTTAAAATCCTGAATCCGCTCAGTTCCGATCTCAACGGATTGCGACAAACGCTCCTATTTAATGGACTAGAGACTGCCATTTTCAATATCAACCGGCGCAATTCGGACCTAAAGTTCTATGAGTTTGGCAACTGCTACTCCCACTCGAAACGGGATACCAACAACCTTCTCGACAACTTTAACGAGGATACCCGCCTTGGCATGCTCCTTTCGGGCAATCAGGCTGCGGCCAGTTGGAACCAGAAGGCAGAACCTACCAACTTTTTTGTTTTAAAATCGTACGCCGAAAAGGTGCTGCATAAGTTTGGGGTAAATATCGAGAAGGTTACGATAAAAGAACTATCCGATGAATTATACTCCGATGGCCTCACCTATTTTATGGGTGAAAAGGTTCTCTTTACAGTCGGAAAAGTTAACCCCAAATTGCTAAAACAGTTTGATATCAAGCAGGATGTCTACTTTGCCGAAGTTCGCTGGGATGTTGCCATTCGCTTCTTTGGCCGCAATACCGTATCCTACTCAGAAATGCCCAAATTTCCGGAGGTAAAACGTGATTTGGCACTACTTATCAATTCCGACATCACCTTTAAGATGCTGAAGGATATTGCCCATAAAACCGAGAAAAAGCTACTTAAGACAGTTTCACTATTCGACGTTTATGAAGGACCACACTTGGGTGAAGGCAAAAAATCGTATGCCCTCAGCTTTATCATTCAGGATGAGACGAAAACCCTTACCGACGTTCAAATTGACGGCATCATGAACAATCTTATTGCCGCCTACGAGAAAGAGGTTGGAGCAAAACTGAGATAA
- a CDS encoding 3'-5' exonuclease, with product MYLFFDTETTGLPRNWKAPVTDLNNWPRLVQLAYLYYDSDGKKILGGDVIIRPEGFIIPTDASRVHGITTERAMEEGVNLRDVLADFHSLVAEAEVLVAHNISFDEKIMGAEFLRNQFENIIVPKKKICTMQSTTDFCAIPGPYGNKWPKLSELHYKLFDSNFEEAHNAAADINATARCFWELRRRGVV from the coding sequence ATGTATCTATTTTTCGACACCGAAACAACCGGACTTCCCCGTAACTGGAAGGCACCGGTTACCGATCTGAATAACTGGCCTCGTCTTGTGCAGCTGGCTTACCTTTACTACGATTCCGATGGCAAAAAAATATTGGGTGGTGACGTAATCATTCGGCCAGAAGGATTTATTATCCCAACCGATGCCTCACGTGTTCATGGTATTACCACCGAAAGAGCAATGGAAGAGGGGGTTAATTTACGGGATGTTCTTGCCGATTTTCACAGTTTAGTTGCTGAGGCGGAAGTGTTGGTTGCGCACAACATTAGCTTTGATGAGAAAATTATGGGCGCGGAGTTCTTAAGGAATCAGTTCGAGAATATAATTGTTCCCAAGAAGAAGATTTGCACCATGCAGTCTACAACCGATTTTTGCGCCATCCCCGGTCCATATGGTAATAAGTGGCCCAAACTATCGGAACTACACTATAAGCTGTTCGATTCCAATTTTGAAGAGGCCCACAATGCTGCTGCCGATATTAATGCCACTGCCCGTTGTTTTTGGGAGTTAAGACGTAGAGGAGTGGTTTAA
- the surE gene encoding 5'/3'-nucleotidase SurE, with amino-acid sequence MKPLILVTNDDGVNAPGIAALVEMVRPLGRVIVVAPEEGNSGMSHAITIKVPLRLTKVKEEEGLVIYSCSGTPADCVKLAMSEVVKEKPALLVSGINHGSNSAVSIVYSGTMAAAMEGSLYGIPSVGFSLLDYSYDADFSAAVIHGRPIAARVLEEGLVRGGCLNVNFPVLPSDMIKGVKVCRMSAGSWREEFEKRIDPRGHEYFWLTGSYHNAEPASTDTDEWALTNGYISIVPINMDYTNYQEMEKMKNWELISNKNEATI; translated from the coding sequence ATGAAGCCATTAATTTTAGTTACCAATGACGATGGAGTAAATGCGCCGGGTATTGCTGCGCTTGTGGAGATGGTAAGGCCTCTTGGTCGGGTAATTGTGGTAGCACCAGAGGAGGGCAATAGTGGTATGAGCCACGCAATTACAATTAAGGTTCCGCTACGGCTTACAAAAGTGAAAGAGGAAGAAGGACTGGTTATATACTCCTGCAGCGGAACCCCTGCCGATTGTGTTAAGTTGGCTATGAGCGAGGTGGTAAAGGAAAAGCCAGCACTTCTAGTTTCAGGTATCAATCATGGGTCCAACTCTGCCGTGAGCATCGTTTATTCAGGAACGATGGCAGCGGCAATGGAAGGTTCTCTCTATGGGATTCCTTCGGTGGGCTTCTCCTTGCTGGATTATTCCTACGATGCCGATTTTTCTGCTGCTGTAATACATGGCCGACCAATAGCCGCCAGGGTCTTGGAAGAGGGATTAGTGCGAGGCGGTTGTTTAAACGTTAATTTTCCAGTTCTTCCATCCGATATGATTAAAGGGGTTAAGGTATGCCGGATGAGTGCTGGTTCGTGGCGTGAAGAGTTTGAGAAGCGTATCGATCCTCGTGGACATGAATATTTTTGGCTCACTGGATCCTACCATAATGCAGAACCGGCGTCTACCGATACGGATGAGTGGGCTCTTACCAACGGTTATATTTCCATTGTTCCCATAAATATGGACTATACAAACTATCAGGAAATGGAGAAAATGAAGAATTGGGAACTTATATCTAACAAAAATGAAGCAACGATTTGA